The following proteins come from a genomic window of Chloroflexota bacterium:
- a CDS encoding restriction endonuclease, giving the protein QTPAKGKTKEKGGPREVQGGTPEEELAFAYQNLTDELAADLLQQVKSSSPRQFENIVIDLLLAMGYGGSRREAAKAIGRAGDEGIDGTINEDPLGLDIIYVQAKKWDSTVGRPEIQKFAGALQGQHARKGIFIATSNFSKEALEFASRVDTKIILIDGDTLVQHMIDRNIGVTSFAKYEVKKIDSDYFTE; this is encoded by the coding sequence CAGACGCCTGCAAAGGGTAAAACCAAGGAGAAGGGGGGCCCGCGGGAAGTCCAAGGTGGAACACCTGAAGAGGAGTTGGCCTTCGCTTACCAGAATCTCACCGATGAACTCGCCGCCGACCTGCTCCAGCAAGTCAAGTCAAGCTCACCAAGGCAGTTTGAGAACATAGTAATAGACCTTCTTCTAGCCATGGGGTACGGAGGCAGTAGAAGAGAGGCTGCGAAGGCAATTGGGCGCGCTGGCGACGAGGGAATCGACGGGACAATCAACGAAGACCCGCTGGGTCTGGACATAATCTACGTGCAAGCCAAGAAATGGGACAGCACGGTCGGACGACCAGAAATTCAGAAATTCGCGGGTGCGCTGCAGGGGCAACACGCTAGGAAAGGCATCTTCATAGCCACATCGAATTTCTCTAAAGAAGCCCTTGAATTCGCGTCTCGTGTCGACACCAAGATTATTCTGATCGATGGAGATACTCTCGTACAGCACATGATTGACCGCAACATTGGCGTGACTTCCTTCGCCAAGTACGAAGTCAAGAAGATAGATTCGGACTACTTCACTGAGTAG